A window of the Streptomyces sp. NBC_01351 genome harbors these coding sequences:
- a CDS encoding acyltransferase family protein — translation MTAYMDLGRTQETVQLRIPAALRQQQEQEREPDPEAPSTRKGGRDLYLDLLRALALVRVMVYHNFGWFWLPLVFPSMGVMFALAGSLMARSLSRPALGVIRGRLRRLLPPMWLFGAVLITLQILDGWGPDSDGHPTWWWTKLAFWILPLSTPPYGEGLPGFGLVDGGWALQITVPLWYLRAYLWYVLLSPLMLWALRRLPWVTLFSPLALLIVMNTFFADQEFVYGRVWENANDFTMFGSCWILGMAHQEGLLKRIPQYVLPSIAPLVMVAGFWYLQTRPVDPTVATDIESWPIAQALWSLGFVAILLHMSPSWERWPRLLERWNGLVALLNARAVSVYLWHQMALVAAIPLIDPLWSVPFFYDNLQWLLASQWFTLLVAIPLVGLLILTFGWVEDVAAKRSPRLLPYPRRRRGRRRAAD, via the coding sequence CCAGTTGAGGATCCCCGCCGCCCTGCGACAGCAGCAGGAGCAGGAGCGGGAGCCGGATCCCGAGGCACCGTCCACACGCAAGGGCGGCCGGGACCTCTATCTCGACCTGCTGCGCGCGCTCGCGCTGGTCCGCGTGATGGTCTACCACAACTTCGGCTGGTTCTGGCTGCCCCTCGTCTTCCCGTCGATGGGCGTGATGTTCGCGCTGGCCGGCTCGCTGATGGCCCGCTCGCTCAGCCGTCCCGCTCTCGGCGTGATCCGCGGCCGACTGCGCCGGCTTCTGCCGCCGATGTGGTTGTTCGGCGCCGTCCTGATCACCCTCCAGATCCTCGACGGCTGGGGCCCCGACTCCGACGGCCACCCCACGTGGTGGTGGACCAAGCTGGCGTTCTGGATCCTGCCGCTGAGCACTCCGCCGTACGGGGAAGGCCTGCCCGGTTTTGGGCTCGTGGACGGCGGCTGGGCCCTGCAGATCACCGTCCCGCTCTGGTACCTCCGGGCTTACCTGTGGTACGTGCTGCTCTCACCGCTGATGCTCTGGGCGCTGCGACGGCTTCCGTGGGTGACGCTGTTCAGCCCCCTGGCGCTGTTGATCGTCATGAACACGTTCTTCGCGGACCAGGAGTTCGTCTACGGCCGGGTCTGGGAGAACGCCAACGATTTCACCATGTTCGGCTCCTGCTGGATCCTCGGCATGGCCCACCAGGAGGGGCTGCTCAAGAGGATCCCGCAGTACGTACTGCCGTCCATCGCGCCTCTGGTCATGGTGGCCGGCTTCTGGTACCTGCAGACCCGCCCGGTCGATCCGACCGTGGCGACCGACATCGAGTCCTGGCCGATCGCCCAGGCCCTGTGGTCCCTGGGCTTCGTCGCCATCCTGCTCCACATGAGCCCGTCCTGGGAGCGGTGGCCCAGGCTGCTGGAACGGTGGAACGGACTGGTCGCCCTGCTCAACGCACGCGCCGTCAGCGTCTACCTGTGGCACCAGATGGCACTGGTGGCCGCGATCCCGCTGATCGACCCCCTCTGGAGCGTCCCCTTCTTCTACGACAACCTCCAGTGGCTGTTGGCCAGCCAATGGTTCACCCTGCTGGTGGCGATCCCGCTGGTCGGCCTCCTGATCCTGACCTTCGGCTGGGTCGAGGACGTGGCCGCCAAACGCTCGCCGCGGCTCCTGCCGTACCCGCGCCGCCGACGGGGCAGGCGCCGGGCCGCCGACTGA
- a CDS encoding MerR family transcriptional regulator, which produces MTAQDSFDGRLDDDDYPAYTMGRAAEMLGTTQAFLRAIGEARLITPLRSDGGHRRYSRYQLRIAARARELVDQGTPIEAACRIIILEDQLEEAQRINAEYRRTAGSSAPSSAV; this is translated from the coding sequence GTGACAGCACAAGACTCGTTCGACGGCCGTCTCGACGACGACGACTACCCCGCCTACACCATGGGCCGGGCCGCAGAAATGCTCGGCACCACCCAAGCCTTCCTCCGCGCCATCGGCGAAGCCCGCCTCATCACCCCGCTCCGCTCCGACGGTGGGCACCGCCGGTACTCGCGCTACCAGCTGCGCATCGCCGCCCGCGCCCGGGAACTCGTCGACCAGGGCACCCCCATCGAGGCCGCCTGCCGCATCATCATCCTCGAAGACCAACTCGAAGAAGCCCAGCGCATCAACGCCGAATACCGCCGCACCGCCGGATCATCCGCTCCGTCGTCCGCAGTCTGA
- a CDS encoding isoamylase early set domain-containing protein gives MLERTLRKDRTEVTFILPADAPPGPVSVVGDFNDWQPGVHTLRPRKDGRRAVTVELPSESTHSFRYLAAGDYWFNDESAGDRVGPNSRLHT, from the coding sequence ATGCTGGAGCGCACGCTGCGCAAGGACCGCACCGAGGTCACCTTCATCCTTCCCGCCGACGCCCCGCCCGGGCCGGTCAGCGTGGTGGGCGACTTCAACGACTGGCAGCCCGGCGTCCACACTCTGCGGCCGCGAAAGGACGGGAGGCGGGCCGTCACGGTCGAGCTGCCATCCGAGAGCACCCACTCCTTCCGGTATCTGGCCGCCGGTGACTACTGGTTCAACGACGAGAGCGCCGGCGACCGGGTCGGCCCCAACAGTCGCCTGCATACCTGA
- a CDS encoding PRC-barrel domain-containing protein, which translates to MIQIADIREWRTHDVVDAGGHKIGTLEAVYVDTSTDEPAMVTVQVGLPTRRHLVFVPLNGAIVGPGYVKVDYDRSLVKKCPAIGTDDVLPVEDEAAVFAHYGLPYQPGANGERQLARR; encoded by the coding sequence ATGATCCAGATCGCGGATATCCGTGAGTGGCGGACCCACGACGTAGTCGACGCCGGCGGCCACAAGATCGGCACGCTGGAGGCCGTCTACGTGGACACCAGCACCGACGAGCCGGCCATGGTCACCGTCCAGGTCGGGCTGCCCACCCGCCGCCACCTGGTCTTCGTCCCGCTGAACGGCGCGATCGTCGGGCCGGGATACGTCAAGGTCGACTACGACCGGTCGCTGGTGAAGAAGTGCCCGGCGATCGGGACGGACGATGTCCTGCCCGTCGAAGACGAGGCCGCGGTGTTCGCGCACTACGGCCTGCCCTACCAGCCGGGCGCGAACGGTGAGCGGCAGCTCGCCCGCCGCTGA
- a CDS encoding SpoIIE family protein phosphatase, whose amino-acid sequence MSAMDGAVPALTVTDGQGVARGAGGWMGAVPVALAVTGADGRIIVWDPVAEELLGYRAQEAVGRHIVDLLHPDAHRTLGRALWEDAAAGFGVMGSVTVWHRAGRPVELEIWVRPAAGHTGGEAEGGVLVFAADAHAAARIRGSSVVWDGLFSHSPVGIAVFDTGLRFLRVNAALQAMNGLPEAAHAGKTLPHVLPEVNAEQMEAVMRRVLATGEPVLDFRRTGRTPADPDRDRTWSVSCVRLEDAEGRPVGITTSMTDITAQEEAKAQAEDGRRRLALLNDASIRIGTTLELDRTAQELADVAVPHLADVVTVDLLESLAAGGEPGPGLIGGAALRRLGKAPQAGSQVADVLAPLGRTLAFPSAAPYTQALAQRQPFLLAHLDARAIAAAARYSDAPERLRRLGVHSFMMVPLVARGLVLGLATFYRTGALGPFGEADAVLAGELAARAAVCADNARLYGREHDTAAILQRSMLPQHITPPPGIDIAHRYLAASDVNEVGGDWYDVIPFSGGKAALLIGDVMGHGIAAAAVMGRLSSTVRALVRLDLEPVRVLEQLEAVLADLADPMLATFLYAVCDPATGRCQITLAGHPPPAVVTPGGHARLLDLPPGAPLGIGGITFTTTELTLAPGSLLVLYTDGLVEARGTDIDDRLSELTRLLANPGPSLPDLCDQLITELVPGSADDDIALLIARIGTA is encoded by the coding sequence ATGTCAGCGATGGATGGCGCGGTGCCGGCACTGACGGTGACCGACGGCCAGGGCGTGGCCCGGGGTGCCGGCGGGTGGATGGGCGCGGTCCCGGTGGCCCTCGCGGTGACCGGCGCGGACGGGCGGATCATCGTGTGGGATCCGGTGGCGGAAGAGCTGCTGGGTTACAGGGCCCAGGAGGCCGTGGGTCGGCACATCGTGGACCTGCTGCATCCCGATGCGCACCGGACTCTGGGCCGGGCGCTGTGGGAGGACGCGGCGGCGGGATTCGGTGTGATGGGGTCGGTCACGGTGTGGCACCGTGCAGGGCGCCCGGTAGAGCTGGAGATTTGGGTGCGCCCTGCGGCCGGACACACTGGTGGTGAAGCCGAGGGCGGTGTGCTGGTCTTTGCGGCCGATGCGCACGCCGCAGCCCGGATCCGAGGGTCCTCGGTGGTGTGGGACGGGTTGTTCTCCCATTCCCCGGTCGGGATCGCCGTGTTCGACACAGGGCTGCGGTTCCTGCGGGTGAACGCGGCCTTGCAAGCCATGAACGGGCTGCCGGAGGCCGCGCACGCCGGAAAGACACTGCCACACGTACTGCCTGAGGTGAACGCCGAGCAGATGGAAGCGGTGATGCGCCGGGTACTGGCCACAGGCGAGCCCGTGCTGGACTTCCGCCGCACCGGCCGCACCCCGGCTGACCCCGACCGCGACCGGACGTGGTCCGTCTCCTGCGTGCGGCTGGAGGATGCCGAGGGTCGCCCGGTGGGGATCACCACCTCGATGACCGACATCACCGCCCAGGAAGAGGCGAAGGCTCAGGCCGAGGACGGACGGCGCCGCCTCGCCCTGCTCAACGACGCCAGTATCCGCATCGGCACGACGCTGGAGCTGGACCGTACCGCCCAGGAACTGGCCGACGTCGCGGTCCCACATCTGGCGGACGTCGTCACCGTCGACCTGCTGGAATCCCTCGCCGCCGGTGGAGAACCCGGCCCCGGCCTGATCGGCGGAGCGGCTCTGCGCCGGCTCGGCAAGGCCCCGCAGGCCGGCTCCCAGGTCGCGGACGTGCTGGCACCGCTGGGGCGGACCCTGGCCTTCCCCTCCGCAGCCCCCTATACGCAGGCCCTCGCGCAGCGCCAGCCGTTCCTCCTCGCCCACCTGGATGCAAGGGCGATTGCGGCGGCGGCCCGGTACTCGGACGCCCCCGAGCGGCTGCGGCGCCTGGGGGTGCACTCCTTCATGATGGTGCCGCTGGTTGCCCGCGGGCTGGTGCTCGGGCTGGCGACGTTCTACCGCACCGGTGCGCTGGGGCCGTTCGGGGAAGCGGATGCCGTCCTCGCCGGGGAGCTGGCCGCCCGCGCGGCGGTGTGCGCGGACAACGCCCGCCTGTACGGACGCGAGCATGACACCGCCGCAATTCTCCAGCGCAGCATGCTGCCGCAGCACATCACCCCGCCGCCGGGCATCGACATCGCCCACCGCTACCTGGCGGCCAGCGATGTCAACGAGGTCGGCGGGGACTGGTACGACGTCATACCATTCTCCGGCGGCAAGGCCGCCCTGCTGATCGGGGACGTCATGGGCCACGGCATCGCCGCCGCGGCGGTGATGGGCAGGCTGTCCTCCACGGTGCGGGCCCTGGTCCGCCTGGACCTGGAACCCGTCCGGGTCCTGGAGCAGCTGGAGGCGGTCCTGGCCGACCTCGCCGACCCGATGCTGGCCACCTTCCTGTACGCGGTGTGCGACCCGGCCACCGGCCGCTGCCAGATCACCCTCGCAGGACACCCCCCGCCGGCCGTCGTCACACCCGGCGGACACGCCCGTCTGCTGGACCTGCCGCCCGGAGCACCGCTGGGCATCGGCGGCATCACCTTCACCACCACCGAGCTCACCCTGGCTCCCGGCAGCCTGCTTGTCCTCTACACCGACGGCCTCGTCGAAGCCCGCGGCACCGACATCGACGACCGCCTCAGCGAACTCACCCGCCTCCTTGCCAACCCCGGCCCATCCCTGCCGGACCTGTGCGACCAGCTCATCACAGAGCTCGTGCCCGGCTCCGCAGACGACGACATCGCGCTGCTCATCGCCCGCATCGGCACCGCGTAG
- a CDS encoding helix-turn-helix domain-containing protein, with product MAANGNPTVRRRRLGAELRRLRLASGLTSTQVAEQLMISQPKISHLENGRRAINPRDVRDLCGLYGVTDQRVVDALMRMAGESGRQGWWVAFGEVPYSVYIGLETEASSIRSYEPLVIPGLLQSPAYAAAVIAETIPLATPEQAAARLELRLRRQHRAHHPARSFRLWVVLDESALRRVVGSPGIMREQLEHLNYLSTQPHITVQVLPHDVGAHPGISGQFSILNFADAPGKGTVYLERFTSDLYLEKRSDVQHYSVMYDHLHAQALNPASTRQFITRAAETYAG from the coding sequence GTGGCGGCGAACGGAAATCCCACTGTCAGAAGGCGCCGGCTGGGCGCGGAGCTGCGCCGGCTACGCCTGGCCAGTGGCCTGACGAGTACGCAGGTGGCCGAGCAACTGATGATCTCCCAGCCTAAGATCAGTCACTTGGAGAACGGTCGCCGTGCCATCAATCCCCGCGATGTGCGGGACCTGTGCGGCCTCTACGGGGTCACAGACCAGCGGGTCGTCGACGCGCTGATGCGGATGGCCGGGGAGTCGGGCCGGCAGGGTTGGTGGGTCGCCTTCGGCGAGGTCCCGTACAGCGTCTACATCGGCCTGGAAACGGAGGCCTCTTCGATCCGCTCCTACGAGCCCTTGGTGATCCCCGGCCTGCTGCAGTCGCCCGCCTACGCAGCCGCCGTCATCGCGGAAACGATCCCTCTGGCCACGCCTGAACAGGCCGCCGCGCGACTTGAGCTACGGCTGCGCCGTCAGCACCGGGCCCACCACCCGGCCCGCTCCTTCCGCCTATGGGTCGTGCTGGACGAATCGGCATTGCGTCGCGTGGTCGGCAGCCCTGGCATCATGCGCGAACAGCTGGAGCACCTGAACTACCTCAGTACCCAGCCGCACATCACCGTGCAGGTCCTCCCGCATGACGTGGGGGCCCACCCGGGCATCTCGGGACAGTTCTCCATCCTCAACTTCGCAGACGCCCCCGGGAAGGGCACGGTGTATCTGGAACGGTTCACCAGCGACCTCTACCTGGAGAAACGATCCGACGTGCAGCATTACAGCGTCATGTACGACCATCTACATGCTCAGGCTCTGAACCCGGCCAGCACCCGCCAGTTCATCACTCGCGCCGCCGAGACGTACGCCGGATAG
- the exaC gene encoding acetaldehyde dehydrogenase ExaC has product MARYAAPGTEGALMSYASRYDHFIGGEYVEPAGGRYFANPSPVTGQTFTEVARGSAEDVERALDAAHAAAPAWGRTSVAERSTLLLRIADRMEENLEALAVAETWENGKPIRETLAADMPLAIDQFRYFAGALRAQEGALSQLDEDTVAYHFHEPLGVVGQIIPWNFPILMAVWKLAPALAAGNTVVLKPAEQTPASVHYWLGLVADLLPPGVVNIVNGFGEEAGKPLASSPRVAKIAFTGETSTGRLIMQYAAEHLKPVSLELGGKSPNLFFDDIWTTDDDLRDKALEGFTMFALNQGEVCTSPSRALIERGRYGDFLDAAVARTELIVPGHPLDTDTMIGAQASEEQLKKVLSYVEIGRQEGAKILTGGGRIDHGGDLAGGFYVQPTVFEGDNRMRIFQEEIFGPVVSVTSFQDFEDAVRIANDTSYGLGAGVWTRDINTAYRAGRAIQAGRVWTNCYHAYPAHAAFGGYKQSGIGRETHKMMLEHYQQTKNLLVSYSPKKLGFF; this is encoded by the coding sequence ATGGCCCGTTACGCTGCGCCCGGTACCGAGGGGGCGCTCATGTCGTACGCGTCCCGCTACGACCACTTCATCGGCGGCGAGTACGTCGAGCCCGCGGGCGGCCGGTACTTCGCCAACCCCTCCCCCGTGACGGGCCAGACCTTCACCGAGGTCGCCCGCGGCAGCGCCGAGGACGTGGAGCGGGCCCTGGACGCGGCGCACGCGGCCGCCCCGGCCTGGGGCCGGACCTCCGTGGCCGAGCGGTCGACGCTCCTGCTGCGGATCGCGGACCGGATGGAGGAGAACCTGGAGGCCCTCGCGGTCGCCGAGACCTGGGAGAACGGCAAGCCGATCCGCGAGACCCTGGCCGCCGACATGCCTCTGGCCATCGACCAGTTCCGCTACTTCGCGGGAGCGCTGCGCGCACAGGAGGGGGCGCTCAGCCAGCTCGACGAGGACACGGTGGCCTACCACTTCCACGAACCGCTGGGCGTGGTCGGGCAGATCATCCCGTGGAACTTCCCGATCCTGATGGCGGTCTGGAAGCTGGCCCCGGCGCTGGCGGCGGGCAACACGGTCGTCCTGAAGCCCGCCGAACAGACCCCGGCCTCCGTCCACTACTGGCTCGGCCTGGTGGCGGACCTGCTGCCGCCGGGCGTGGTGAACATCGTCAACGGCTTCGGGGAAGAGGCGGGCAAGCCGCTCGCCTCCAGCCCACGCGTCGCGAAGATCGCCTTCACCGGGGAGACGTCGACGGGACGGCTGATCATGCAGTACGCGGCGGAGCACCTGAAGCCGGTGAGCCTCGAACTGGGCGGCAAGAGCCCGAACCTCTTCTTCGACGACATCTGGACCACGGACGACGACCTGCGCGACAAGGCGCTGGAAGGCTTCACGATGTTCGCCCTCAACCAGGGCGAGGTGTGCACGAGTCCGTCGCGCGCCCTCATCGAGCGGGGCCGGTACGGGGACTTCCTCGACGCGGCCGTGGCCCGTACGGAACTGATCGTGCCGGGGCACCCGTTGGACACGGACACGATGATCGGCGCACAGGCCTCCGAGGAGCAGCTGAAGAAGGTCCTGTCGTACGTGGAGATCGGCCGGCAGGAAGGCGCGAAGATCCTGACCGGCGGCGGGCGCATCGACCACGGCGGTGATCTGGCCGGCGGCTTCTACGTCCAGCCGACCGTCTTCGAGGGCGACAACCGCATGCGGATCTTCCAGGAGGAGATCTTCGGCCCGGTGGTGTCGGTGACCTCCTTCCAGGACTTCGAGGACGCCGTACGGATCGCGAACGACACGTCGTACGGGCTGGGCGCGGGCGTGTGGACCCGCGACATCAACACGGCCTACCGCGCGGGCCGGGCGATCCAGGCGGGCCGCGTCTGGACGAACTGCTACCACGCCTACCCTGCCCACGCCGCTTTCGGCGGCTACAAGCAGTCGGGCATCGGCCGCGAGACCCACAAGATGATGCTGGAGCACTACCAGCAGACGAAGAATCTCCTGGTGTCCTACTCCCCGAAGAAGCTGGGCTTCTTCTAA
- a CDS encoding helix-turn-helix domain-containing protein — protein MDDPSVALPGGADPAERTRELRRAHAVFTRDGRVEAPVRAVIARSWRRCARARLSPECAPRVELAEPELRSYRADHPLARVMPLFRELVGEFAAHGAHLLAVCDARGSLLWVEGEPATLRRAERLGFVPGARWAETAMGTNAPGTAVAVGEPVQVFGAEHFSRRVHPWTCAAAPVRDPRTGGLLGAVDITGGDGLAHPHSLAFVRAVARAAEAQLTLLAPGPPAAGDTLSALGQDEALLVTGGRRVRLGRRHSEIMALLAHHPEGLSGEELAVALYEDESVSPVTLRAEMSRLRALLGPAAPLSRPYRPAGPLEADFTALTRHLAAGAVSAALHHYPGPLLPASTAPGIVRLRRRIEDQARAAVIARADAGLLTDWVCSAWGADDREAWRALAAALPPEGRPAALARVRALDRELGAPAEHVPPAHRSTPRRATYPQPARS, from the coding sequence ATGGACGATCCGTCGGTGGCGCTGCCGGGCGGGGCCGATCCCGCCGAGCGCACGCGCGAACTGCGGCGTGCGCACGCCGTGTTCACGCGGGACGGGCGGGTCGAGGCGCCGGTGCGGGCGGTCATCGCGAGGTCCTGGCGGCGGTGCGCGCGGGCCCGGCTGAGCCCGGAGTGCGCGCCCCGGGTGGAGCTGGCCGAGCCGGAGCTGCGCTCGTACCGGGCGGACCATCCCCTCGCCCGGGTCATGCCCCTGTTCCGGGAGCTCGTCGGGGAGTTCGCGGCGCACGGGGCCCACCTGCTCGCCGTGTGCGACGCGCGCGGCAGCCTGCTGTGGGTGGAGGGCGAGCCGGCCACCCTGCGGCGGGCGGAGCGGCTCGGCTTCGTCCCGGGCGCGCGCTGGGCGGAGACCGCGATGGGGACGAACGCCCCCGGTACGGCGGTGGCGGTCGGCGAGCCGGTACAGGTCTTCGGGGCCGAGCACTTCAGCCGCCGCGTCCACCCGTGGACCTGCGCGGCGGCCCCGGTGCGGGATCCGCGGACGGGCGGGCTGCTGGGTGCGGTGGACATCACCGGCGGCGACGGGCTGGCCCACCCCCATTCGCTGGCCTTCGTACGGGCCGTCGCGCGGGCGGCGGAGGCGCAGCTGACCCTGCTCGCACCGGGCCCGCCCGCTGCCGGGGACACCCTGAGCGCCCTCGGCCAGGACGAGGCGCTGCTGGTCACGGGCGGGCGCCGGGTGCGGCTCGGCCGGCGGCACAGCGAGATCATGGCCCTGCTCGCGCACCATCCCGAGGGCTTGTCGGGCGAGGAGTTGGCGGTCGCCCTGTACGAGGACGAGTCGGTGTCACCGGTGACGCTGCGCGCCGAAATGTCCCGGCTGCGCGCCCTGCTCGGTCCCGCGGCCCCGCTCTCCCGCCCCTACCGCCCGGCCGGCCCGCTGGAGGCGGACTTCACCGCGCTGACCCGGCACCTGGCGGCGGGCGCGGTCTCCGCGGCCCTCCACCACTACCCCGGCCCGCTGCTGCCCGCTTCCACGGCGCCGGGCATCGTCCGGCTGCGCCGCAGGATCGAGGACCAGGCGCGGGCCGCCGTGATCGCGCGGGCGGACGCGGGGCTGCTGACCGACTGGGTGTGCAGCGCGTGGGGCGCGGACGACCGGGAGGCCTGGCGGGCCCTCGCCGCGGCGCTGCCGCCGGAGGGCAGACCGGCCGCGCTGGCCCGCGTACGCGCCCTGGATCGCGAACTCGGCGCGCCCGCGGAGCACGTACCCCCGGCGCACCGTTCCACCCCACGGCGTGCAACGTATCCGCAACCTGCCCGCTCCTAG
- a CDS encoding SWF or SNF family helicase codes for MNEYGDNHEKTFPALPPAPGRGFAHTWWGHAWLRALEDSALDREQVKAGRRYARSGAVGAVSVRPGGLTAVVRDRDGTAHRTDVLVQEFTEAEWDRLLGLAAAESGYIAALLDREVPPELAEDAAAAGVELLPGIGELDPRCDCDEWDHCPHSAALCYQVARLLDRDPFVLLLLRGRGERELVAELEARSAAEAPESEEAPADAGIPAADAYAAAAALPPLPPPPGLPEAPGQPPTLDTETDSEAELDVDAVEFLAQAAANEAHRLLALALAPGHADRAPTAPLTTAEDAVRLTAEASDFRVRSRLAVATGRDRAAMDLAVRAWGFGGPPALAALEDDWAPDRATLARARAALAAAWADERAPVLRRLRARWSEADADRQLRLGREGRWWPYRREAARWIPAGPSAPDPASAWSALDT; via the coding sequence ATGAACGAGTACGGCGACAACCACGAGAAAACGTTCCCGGCCCTGCCGCCCGCCCCGGGCCGGGGCTTCGCGCACACCTGGTGGGGCCACGCCTGGCTGCGCGCCCTGGAGGACAGCGCCCTCGACCGAGAGCAGGTCAAGGCGGGACGCCGGTACGCGCGTTCGGGTGCGGTGGGTGCCGTCTCGGTGCGTCCGGGCGGGCTCACGGCGGTGGTGCGCGACCGGGACGGGACGGCGCACCGGACGGACGTGCTGGTGCAGGAGTTCACGGAAGCCGAATGGGACCGGCTGCTGGGGCTGGCGGCCGCGGAGTCGGGGTACATCGCGGCGCTGCTGGACCGGGAGGTGCCGCCGGAGCTGGCCGAGGACGCGGCGGCGGCCGGGGTGGAGCTGCTGCCCGGCATCGGGGAGCTCGACCCGCGCTGCGACTGCGACGAGTGGGACCACTGCCCGCACTCGGCGGCGCTCTGCTACCAGGTGGCCCGGCTGCTGGACCGGGACCCGTTCGTGCTGCTGCTCCTGCGCGGCCGCGGCGAGCGGGAGCTGGTGGCGGAGCTGGAGGCCCGCAGCGCCGCGGAGGCCCCGGAGTCCGAGGAGGCACCCGCGGATGCCGGGATCCCGGCGGCGGACGCGTACGCGGCGGCGGCCGCCCTGCCACCGCTACCCCCGCCGCCGGGCCTGCCGGAGGCGCCGGGCCAGCCGCCGACGCTGGACACCGAGACGGACTCCGAAGCGGAACTCGACGTGGACGCCGTGGAGTTCCTCGCGCAGGCGGCCGCGAACGAGGCTCACCGGCTGCTCGCGCTGGCCTTGGCTCCGGGCCACGCCGACCGCGCCCCGACGGCCCCGTTGACCACGGCCGAGGACGCCGTACGACTCACCGCCGAGGCATCCGATTTCCGGGTCCGCTCCCGCCTGGCGGTGGCTACCGGACGAGACCGGGCGGCCATGGACCTGGCCGTCCGGGCCTGGGGCTTCGGCGGGCCGCCCGCGCTCGCGGCACTGGAGGACGACTGGGCACCGGACCGGGCGACGCTGGCCCGGGCGCGTGCGGCACTGGCGGCCGCCTGGGCGGACGAACGGGCCCCCGTGCTGCGCCGGTTGCGGGCCCGCTGGTCCGAGGCGGACGCCGACCGCCAGCTGCGGCTGGGCCGCGAGGGCCGCTGGTGGCCGTACCGCCGCGAGGCGGCCCGCTGGATCCCGGCGGGCCCCTCGGCCCCCGACCCGGCGTCGGCGTGGTCGGCCCTGGACACCTAG